cTCTTTCATATGCATAAGCTCTTACGTACACAaactctctcatatgcatacacacaggctccatcACTCTCATATATACAGGCTCTTACATAtatgcactctctctcatacaaacacacatatgcTGCCTTTCTCATATGCACAAGCTCTTACATACAcgcactttctctctcttacgcACGcgcacacgctccctctctctcatatatacacacaccacacatgctccctctctctcatatgcacaggctcttacctacaagcactctctctcatatacactcacacacacatgctccctctctcctatACACTGGCTCTTATATACATGTGCTGTCTCATAtgcacacacgctccctctctcacaggCAGAAGCTCTTACAtgcactctcatatacacacacacaccctctctctcatatgcacaggcTCTTACATGCACTTTCTCTCTCATTTGCACAGGCTcttacatacacactctctctctctctatgtataCACCCACgagctccctctctcttatatatacaggctctacatacatgcactctcatatacactcacgcacacacacgctccctctcttaTATGCACAGGCTTTTacatacatgcactctcacatgcaagcgcgcgcacacacacacgcgcgcgcttCCTCTCTCATATTCACAGGATCTTACATACATgcgctctcatatacacacacacacacacatgctcccacttacatacacacactctctcatatacagatacatgctccctctcccttgtatccatacacatgcatgttctctctctctctctcatatgcactgtctcttacatatacatacactctctcataaacacacacacactccctctcatatGCACAGGCTCTTATATACATGCACTCtcatatgcatatacacacacacactccttctttCATATGTTcaggctcttacacacacactccctctctcatatgtaCAGGTTCTTACACACTCCTCGCATATGAATaattacatacacacactctctcatatgcacacacacacatgatcctTCTCTCATATGCATAGGCTCTTACTCCTCTCATATGAATaattacatacacacactctctcatatacacacacacactccctctcaaatgcacacacacacatgatccctctctcatatgcacaggctcttatacacacactctctctctctctcatatgtacaCACTTtcatacatgcactctctcatatacaaacatgctccctctctctcatatgcacaggcttttacatatacacactctctctctcatatgcatgcacacactccctctctctcatatgtacaCACTTtcatacatgcactctctcatatacacacatgctccctctctctcatatgcacaggcttttacatacacacactcaatcATGCACaaagacacatgctctctctatctcaTACATACAGGATCTCATACAAGTTCCCTCTCTCATGTTCTCCCAaactttcccctctctctcacttgcaaTCACACACATGCGCCCAATGGCAGGTGTTGGACGGCTCAGGGGAGGACCATATTGGTCACATATGGGGCGAAGCGGACTTGAGATTAAAAGAGACATCAATGGTCCCCCCATGACATTGCTTTGTTCGTTCACTCCCTCCCTAGAGTGATCCCTGGTGCAttcactctttcccccccccccccccccaccaagtgaTCCTGGGTATGTTCACTCTTTCCCTGGTGTATTTGCTCCCCTCCCTGATGATACTAAAACAGGAGGAGAATGGGGTGTGCAGCTGCTCAAGTACCTCTTCCCCGGTGGGGTCCCAGTGGAGGAGGCAGGAAACACCTCCATGGCCCTGTTCTCATCCTCCTCCTGTTTTAGAAGGAAtccaaaggggggagggggagttgtcCTACTGTCACCAGTGCTTTTGTTTCTTCAGCTTGCCCCCTGCAGACCGGCACCCCGGAGCTTTGTCTCTCCCCGGCAAGTCTGGGCACTGACATTTTCtgatccagttttttttttttttaaacacccacTACACTTACAGCGGTGATATCTGCTTATAACATATCATGGATCAAGTGGCAATGGCATTACAAAAAAAGATGTTAATCCATACAACAGTACCGGCAGGAAAGGAGTACCCTCTGCTCCCAATggaacgacccccccccccccccccgctagctGGCAACTGCTACATGAAGAAATGGGTTACCAGCTCGATCCCATCCGATCcagtttttaaagagaaaaatgtCCCCTGCAGGTAATAAGGGTCTGCAATCTTTACACTTCTGCCCACATTCTGGTTGCTCCACTGAAAGATCCGAGACCCTCCCCAGCCTCCTGCTCTCCGCTCCGGGATTTCAGAGCGGTGCTGGACCCTGGGACACAGGAGAGGGACTCCAGGCCCGGAGAGCTCAGCTTCAGGCAGGCGCTGGGAGGAGAGGGACTCTAATCTGAGCCTCCTGCAGCTCCCAGGAGAGGGAACACATTTCCCCAATGGCTGCACGTTCGGTTATTACAGGAGAAACAGGGGTGCAAGCGGAGTGATCCTCCCCTTTAAGACATTTCCCCACCCACTTTCTCCACACTTTGGGTCTCATCCTCCAGTTGTCCGTGTTCTAGTCACACTTTGTGGTCAAGTAACCTGGATTTATGCTACGTGATGCATGACTCAggaaggggtcaatattcagaaggTTTGTCCAGGTAAGTTCGAGACTTAGCCGGATGAACTGCAGGTTTCAAATTTCCCACCACGCTAGCTAAATGTTGTAGGCAGTCAGGAGTGTTCTGGGGTGAAGATATCCAGCTAATTCAGACTTTCTCCAGATAGATAATCAATTGAGCACCTAATTGGCAGCAGTCCATTGAATATCCATGACaaactatccagctaactttacctGGATGAATTGACTGCTCATcgcactgctgaatattgacccccttaATTTTCCGGGATCTTTGTCCTGGTGCTTGTGTTCCATTGTTCACCACGTTGTGGTATTTCACAGTGTAAAGAATTTCCAATAAATATAACCTCAGTTTGTTCAGATTTGTGGGTGCTGGAGGGAGATAGGTGGGTTACTCCTGCAAAGGTGCTGAACTATTACTAGGAGTTGTTGCTTGCTGAAGAAGAGGCGATAGGTCAGCAGGGATCCCGATCCAGTCTGGTAGATAGAAAGCATCGTAATGCATAACTTTCAGGAACTCGGAGTCAGGGAGAGTGAAGTTGGTGAGGTAAACGGTTTCTCCTCCGGCCAGGTAACCAGCCCAGTAGCCGAAGGTGCCAATAGTCATGATGGTGTGATTGCAGTGGGCAAGAAGGGCAAAGTCCTTCCCAGGTGAGGACTCCACCCCATCCCCAGAAAAGTAGACATCTCCTCTGGAAGCGTTAATGTTCTCCTTACACCAACCTATTCCATTGCTGGTCACTATGAAGACGGGCTCCTGATACTTACTACGGAAATAACCGATCGCCTTTTCTAGGTAAGCCTTGTCTGCCACCACCCCTTTCCACGTGTTAGGCATGATATGGACATAGTCCCCCCTTCGCACGTGGACCCCGATGAAGGTGGCATTCCTCCTGCTCCCTTTCACCTTCTCTAAATATTTGTTGGCTTCGTCCCTGATGAAGTCATGGAAGGTGAACTCCTGGAGGATTTCCTCTCGGATGTGGTGGTAGAAGGTCCATGAGCAGGGGTAGCCGGCGAGCATCACATACGTCCCTTCAATGCGTTGGTACTCCTCTGACATCCAGTCATGGACCCAGTAGTTCCTCCAGGGAATCTTACCAACCACGTCCTGATGTAGCACTGGTAGCCTGATCTTGAAGATAGGGGCCAGCCAGTTGTAGGTTGCTTGCTGTATGTAGGCCTCATGGCCGTTGAGCTTGGCCAAGGCAAACAAAGTGGCATACTGTCCCATTTGGTTCCCCAAGCGACCGATGGAATTCACCGTCCAAATGCCTTTGCCTTTCTTCTTGACCTTACATTCCTTGGGCTTGTTGCTGTCCTCTGTGATCTGGGGCTCAGAGTCATTCTTTAACCTGGTAGAGTCAGCTGGGAGTGCTCTCCCTTGTTGCCTAAGCCACTTGTCCCTGATTTGAAAGATTATGAACAGGGAGAAGATGCCCAGAGTGACAAACCCAAGGATGTAACCCTTCTGGGACATCTTGAT
The DNA window shown above is from Rhinatrema bivittatum chromosome 19, aRhiBiv1.1, whole genome shotgun sequence and carries:
- the LOC115080299 gene encoding galactoside 2-alpha-L-fucosyltransferase 2-like, with the translated sequence MSQKGYILGFVTLGIFSLFIIFQIRDKWLRQQGRALPADSTRLKNDSEPQITEDSNKPKECKVKKKGKGIWTVNSIGRLGNQMGQYATLFALAKLNGHEAYIQQATYNWLAPIFKIRLPVLHQDVVGKIPWRNYWVHDWMSEEYQRIEGTYVMLAGYPCSWTFYHHIREEILQEFTFHDFIRDEANKYLEKVKGSRRNATFIGVHVRRGDYVHIMPNTWKGVVADKAYLEKAIGYFRSKYQEPVFIVTSNGIGWCKENINASRGDVYFSGDGVESSPGKDFALLAHCNHTIMTIGTFGYWAGYLAGGETVYLTNFTLPDSEFLKVMHYDAFYLPDWIGIPADLSPLLQQATTPSNSSAPLQE